The proteins below are encoded in one region of Salvelinus namaycush isolate Seneca chromosome 39, SaNama_1.0, whole genome shotgun sequence:
- the bbip1 gene encoding BBSome-interacting protein 1, whose product MPEVKSMFREVLPKQGQLSMEDIPTMVLCKPKLMPLKSVTLEKLEKMQLEAQEAIKQQDLALKEQQETVDTQWQPKE is encoded by the exons ATGCCTGAAGTCAAATCGATGTTCAGAGAAGTGTTGCCCAAACAAG GGCAGTTGTCCATGGAGGACATCCCCACCATGGTGCTGTGTAAGCCCAAGCTGATGCCTCTGAAATCAGTCACCCTGGAGAAACTGGAGAAGATGCAACTGGAAGCCCAGGAGGCCATCAAGCAACAGGATCTTGCACTGAAAGAGCAGCAGGAGACAGTAGACACACAATGGCAGCCCAAGGAGTAG
- the pdcd4b gene encoding programmed cell death protein 4b: MATDCEAWLNANPLDADDLSDSFLSGEEENGIITKNIKNEINGNWISAPNSIHEARLKAKAKRRLRKTSSRDSGRGDSFSDNGDPSRGTNGTVPPTSPKSKLLDRKSRAGKGRGLPKKGGAGGKGVWGPPGEVYDLEEVDVKDPNYDEAQENCVYETVVPPLEEGDFEKTLTPIVQEYFEHGDTNEVAELLGELNLGSMSSGVPMLAVSLALEAKASHRELTSRLLTDLCGRVLSRRDVESSFDKLLRELPDLVLDTPGAPQLVGQFIARAVKDKILSKSYLDGYKGRVDCVHARAALDRAAVLLKMGMGGLRIDNLWGTGGGQRPVTQLVSEMTLLLKEYLLSGDNKEAERCLRELEVPHFHHEFVYEAIVMVLESKGEKTFKMVLQLLKFLWVSSIITVDQMRRGYERVYMDIAEINIDVPRAYFILEQFVDKSFSAGFICEKLRDLCPSRGRKRFVSEGDGGRFKLESY, encoded by the exons atggcaACTGACTGCGAGGCATGGCTGAACGCTAACCCCCTTG ACGCAGACGATCTGAGTGACTCTTTCCTATcgggagaagaggagaatggCATTATCACCAAAAACATCAAGAACGAAATAAATGGGAACTGGATTTCGGCACCTAACAGTATCCACGAGGCCCGTCTCAAAGCCAAAGCGAAGAGGAGGCTGAGGAAGACTTCTTCTAGAGACTCTGGGAGAGGGGACTCGTTTAGCGATAACGGGGACCCCTCCCGGGGTACTAACGGTACCGTACCCCCCACCAGCCCCAAGAGCAAACTGCTGGACAGGAAGTCTCGGGCAGGGAAGGGACGAGGACTTCCAAAGAAAG GTGGAGCGGGGGGCAAAGGGGTGTGGGGCCCACCTGGAGAAGTGTACGACCTGGAGGAGGTCGACGTCAAAGACCCCAACTATGACGAAGCTCAG GAGAACTGTGTGTATGAGACGGTGGTTCCTCCGCTGGAGGAGGGGGACTTTGAGAAGACGCTCACTCCCATCGTGCAGGAGTACTTTGAACACGGCGACACCAATGAAGTAGCG GAGCTCCTTGGTGAACTCAACCTGGGCTCCATGTCTAGCGGGGTGCCCATGCTGGCTGTGAGCCTGGCCCTGGAGGCTAAGGCCAGCCACAGAGAGCTGACGTCCAGGCTGTTGACGGACCTGTGTGGCCGCGTGCTGAGCCGTAGAGACGTGGAGAGCTCATTTGACAAGTTACTAAGGGAGCTGCCTGACCTGGTGTTGGACACACCTGGAGCCCCTCAG CTCGTCGGCCAATTCATTGCCCGGGCTGTCAAAGACAAGATCCTCTCCAAGAGCTACTTAGACGGCTACAAGGGGAGAGTCGACTGTGTCCATGCAAG GGCGGCCTTGGACCGGGCGGCGGTGCTGTTGAAGATGGGTATGGGCGGCCTGCGCATCGACAACCTCTGGGGAACAGGTGGGGGTCAGAGACCTGTCACCCAGCTCGTCAGCGAG ATGACCCTGTTGCTGAAGGAGTATCTTCTGTCTGGAGACAATAAGGAAGCAGAGAGGTGTCTGAGAGAACTGGAGGTACCTCACTTCCACCATGAGTTTGTCTATGAG GCCATAGTCATGGTCCTGGAATCCAAAGGGGAGAAAACGTTCAAAATGGTTCTGCAGCTGCTGAAGTTTCTGTGGGTGTCCTCCATCATCACTGTGGACCAAATGAGAAGG GGATACGAAAGAGTTTACATGGACATAGCTGAAATCAACATCGACGTCCCTCGTGCGTACTTCATCTTGGAGCAGTTTGTCGACAAGAGTTTCAGTGCTGGCTTCATCTGTGAAAAGCTGAGGGATCTTTGTCCTAGTCG GGGCCGGAAGAGATTTGTGAGCGAGGGGGACGGCGGTCGCTTCAAATTGGAAAGCTACTAA